TGGGAAAACCCACTCATTAACCGATTTCAAAGGCAAGTTTGTGGTTTTGGAATGGTTTAACCCGGACTGCCCGTTTGTAAAGGCCCAATATGATCCAAAACACATGCAGGAATTACAAAAGCTCTTCACCAAAAAAGGGATTGTCTGGCTTTCGGTTGATTCCTCAGCCCCTGGAAAACAGGGTCACTTAACCCCCGACCAGGCCAATGCGGTGTTGAAAGAAAAAGGCGCCGCGCCAACGGCATTGCTGCTTGATCCAGAAGGCAAAATCGGTCGCCTCTACGGTGCCAAAACCACACCGCATATGTTTGTGATTGATCCGAGCGGAAAACTCATCTACGCCGGCGCGATTGATGACAAACAGGGCAAAAACTATGTCAGGGCCGCACTCGAAGAAGCTCTGGCCGGCAAGCCTGTGAGCCAGGCTGCCACCCAGCCCTATGGCTGCTCAGTAAAGTACTAATGCCAGTCAGTAGTCAGTAGTCAGTAGTCAGTAGTCTACTAAGGGACCCAGAAGAAAATAAAATCCCACTGAAATCGGGTTCAGGGTTCAGGGTTCAGGGTTTCGGCGATGAGTTGACTGATCCCACTCAAGATGAAGACTGGGGAACTGGCGGGTACCACTCAACGTGGAGTATCTGGTTGATTGAATTACCTGGCTGTTTTCCAGTACAAAGTTTTTTCCAAGATGGTATAACCTCATTGAGGGTTCAGAGTTGGAGGGGAACGAACAGTTTTTGAATCGTTTCGTCCTGAAGTTTCAATTTCTTTCCCACAGGTCGCGCCAGTCGCGACCTTTTTCATTCGAACGGGATCGGTTTTTGGCTCAGAGTTCAGGCTTTATCCGCTCCCGTTCGGTACCAGTGTGAAACAGAAGTTCCGAATGATGGATAGGTTATCTCATTGAATCAAAATGTTTTGACCTGTTCATAATTCATAATTCATCACTGGTATTTCCAAGGAGAATTTGCATTGATTGCCACA
The Acidobacteriota bacterium DNA segment above includes these coding regions:
- a CDS encoding thioredoxin family protein — its product is MKNLALLAILGVFLVIGCSPVNGAGDVAVGGAAPNFTGTDSHGKTHSLTDFKGKFVVLEWFNPDCPFVKAQYDPKHMQELQKLFTKKGIVWLSVDSSAPGKQGHLTPDQANAVLKEKGAAPTALLLDPEGKIGRLYGAKTTPHMFVIDPSGKLIYAGAIDDKQGKNYVRAALEEALAGKPVSQAATQPYGCSVKY